One genomic segment of Sphingorhabdus sp. M41 includes these proteins:
- the queA gene encoding tRNA preQ1(34) S-adenosylmethionine ribosyltransferase-isomerase QueA: protein MRVDLFDFALPQELIALRPAVPRDSAKMLKVDGNRISDHIVSDLPQLLGPKDILVFNDTKVIPAQLQGTRGDAKIGATLHKRVDLRRWQAFIRNAKRLRVGEVVDFGMDVSAEAEAKLDDGSFILRFLGEEPVELLLERAGTMPLPPYIASKRAIDERDAEDYQTMFAREKGAVAAPTAALHFTDGLLAALAAAGVGSETLTLHVGAGTFLPVKVDETDDHRMHSEWGRIDAATADRLNAARKAGGRVIAVGTTSLRLLESATGDDGIIQPFEGDTDIFITPGYKFRAIDGLMTNFHLPKSTLFMLVSALMDMETMQEVYAHAVAEKYRFYSYGDSSLLLPQR from the coding sequence GTGCGCGTTGATCTTTTCGACTTTGCGCTGCCGCAGGAGCTGATCGCGCTGCGTCCCGCGGTTCCGCGTGACAGCGCAAAAATGCTGAAGGTCGACGGCAACCGGATATCGGACCATATTGTCAGCGATCTGCCGCAACTGCTGGGTCCGAAGGATATATTGGTCTTCAACGATACCAAGGTGATACCCGCGCAGCTGCAAGGCACGCGGGGGGATGCCAAGATCGGTGCGACGCTGCACAAGCGGGTGGATCTTCGCCGCTGGCAGGCGTTCATTCGCAACGCCAAACGCCTGCGCGTCGGCGAGGTCGTCGATTTCGGCATGGACGTGTCGGCAGAAGCGGAAGCGAAGCTGGATGACGGCAGTTTCATATTGCGCTTTCTGGGCGAGGAGCCGGTTGAATTGCTGCTCGAGCGCGCTGGCACCATGCCTTTGCCGCCCTATATTGCCAGCAAGCGGGCAATCGACGAGCGCGATGCCGAAGATTATCAGACCATGTTCGCCCGGGAAAAGGGCGCCGTAGCGGCGCCGACGGCGGCGCTGCATTTCACCGACGGATTATTGGCCGCGCTGGCCGCAGCGGGTGTCGGCAGTGAAACACTGACCCTGCATGTCGGAGCGGGAACCTTCCTGCCGGTAAAGGTCGACGAAACCGACGACCACCGCATGCACAGTGAGTGGGGGCGGATTGACGCCGCAACCGCCGACCGCCTGAACGCCGCGCGCAAAGCGGGAGGCCGGGTGATCGCGGTTGGCACCACCAGCCTGCGTCTGCTCGAAAGCGCGACAGGCGATGATGGCATCATCCAGCCGTTCGAGGGCGATACCGACATTTTCATCACGCCAGGATACAAGTTCCGCGCGATCGATGGTCTGATGACCAATTTTCACCTGCCCAAATCCACCCTGTTCATGCTGGTCAGCGCGCTGATGGACATGGAGACGATGCAAGAGGTTTACGCGCATGCGGTCGCCGAGAAGTACCGGTTCTACAGCTATGGCGATTCCAGCCTGCTGCTGCCGCAGCGATAG
- a CDS encoding aldehyde dehydrogenase family protein, whose product MDSYEQNYINGQWVDSIGGTPHQVINPATEEPGTKIVLGTKADVDAAVAAAKAAFKTFSQTSREERLALLERIIEEYKKRMPDIAASLAVEMGAPVSLGNAAQAPAGLGGFMGTLEALKNFEFSEKVGANMIVYEPIGVVGMITPWNWPLNQITLKVAPALAGGNTMVLKPSEECPGSAAILAEVMDAAGVPPGVFNLVQGDGPTVGAAISSHPDVDMVSFTGSTRAGILVAKAAADTVKRVHQELGGKSPNLVLPGAKLEEVLPPTIAGVMVNSGQSCIAPTRVLVHKDQNSDAIAVVKNIVESQEVGDPTVEGGHMGPVVNKAQYGKIQDLIQSAIDEGATLETGGTDLPSNVNRGYYIKPTLFSGVTPDMRIAKEEIFGPVVTLMSYDNLDEAIEIANDTEYGLSAVISGDPAAAAAVAPQLKAGMVIVNNWGPAPGLPFGGYKQSGNGREGGVYGLRDFMEVKSISGLPS is encoded by the coding sequence ATGGATAGCTACGAGCAAAATTACATCAACGGCCAATGGGTCGATTCGATCGGAGGCACGCCGCATCAGGTCATCAATCCTGCGACCGAAGAGCCGGGCACGAAAATCGTTCTGGGCACCAAGGCCGATGTCGATGCCGCCGTTGCCGCAGCGAAAGCGGCTTTCAAGACCTTTAGCCAGACTTCGCGGGAAGAGCGGCTGGCCCTGCTCGAGCGGATCATTGAAGAATATAAAAAGCGCATGCCGGATATCGCCGCCTCGCTGGCGGTCGAGATGGGGGCGCCGGTCAGCCTGGGTAATGCCGCGCAAGCGCCAGCCGGTCTCGGCGGGTTCATGGGCACGCTGGAAGCATTGAAGAATTTCGAATTTTCCGAAAAAGTCGGCGCCAACATGATCGTATATGAACCGATTGGTGTGGTTGGCATGATCACTCCGTGGAACTGGCCCTTGAACCAGATCACATTGAAAGTGGCTCCGGCTCTGGCGGGCGGCAATACGATGGTCTTGAAACCATCGGAAGAATGTCCGGGCAGCGCCGCTATACTCGCCGAGGTCATGGATGCGGCAGGCGTTCCCCCGGGCGTATTCAATCTGGTGCAGGGTGACGGCCCGACCGTAGGAGCGGCGATCTCTTCGCATCCCGATGTCGATATGGTTAGCTTCACCGGATCGACCCGTGCCGGCATCCTGGTCGCAAAAGCGGCAGCCGATACGGTCAAGCGCGTGCATCAGGAACTGGGTGGCAAGTCACCCAATCTGGTTTTGCCCGGCGCCAAGCTGGAAGAAGTCCTGCCGCCGACTATTGCCGGGGTGATGGTCAACAGCGGGCAAAGCTGCATCGCGCCCACTCGCGTATTGGTGCACAAGGATCAGAATAGCGACGCCATCGCGGTGGTAAAGAATATCGTCGAGAGTCAGGAAGTTGGCGACCCGACGGTCGAAGGTGGCCATATGGGGCCTGTTGTGAACAAGGCGCAATATGGCAAGATCCAGGACCTGATCCAGTCGGCAATTGACGAAGGTGCTACGCTGGAAACCGGTGGCACCGATCTGCCGTCCAATGTGAACCGCGGCTATTATATCAAGCCGACACTGTTCAGCGGCGTGACGCCCGATATGCGGATCGCCAAGGAAGAGATATTCGGACCGGTGGTGACGCTGATGAGTTATGACAATCTCGACGAGGCGATCGAGATTGCCAATGATACGGAATATGGTCTCTCTGCCGTCATTTCCGGCGATCCGGCGGCAGCCGCTGCCGTGGCTCCGCAATTGAAAGCGGGCATGGTTATCGTCAATAATTGGGGGCCGGCTCCCGGTCTGCCATTCGGCGGCTATAAACAGTCCGGCAACGGCCGCGAGGGCGGTGTCTATGGCCTGCGAGATTTCATGGAAGTGAAATCGATCAGCGGCCTGCCGAGCTAA
- a CDS encoding BufA1 family periplasmic bufferin-type metallophore, whose product MTKATKLGSAATALIAAAALSACSGGTNEATSEGAETTSSEVTEVAAAEKEKCYGIALAGENDCKAGEGTSCAGTSVLDYQGNAWKNTDAGECEAMGGSLTEVADNDPPVAPAAAPAEG is encoded by the coding sequence ATGACAAAAGCAACGAAACTTGGTTCCGCAGCAACCGCATTGATCGCAGCAGCAGCGCTGTCGGCCTGTTCGGGCGGCACCAACGAAGCGACCAGCGAAGGCGCTGAGACCACAAGCAGCGAAGTGACCGAAGTCGCAGCAGCGGAAAAAGAAAAATGTTACGGCATAGCTTTGGCTGGCGAGAATGATTGCAAGGCGGGCGAAGGCACAAGCTGTGCCGGCACGTCTGTTCTCGATTATCAGGGCAATGCCTGGAAAAATACCGACGCTGGCGAATGTGAAGCCATGGGCGGCTCGCTCACCGAAGTCGCTGACAACGATCCGCCGGTTGCACCGGCAGCGGCACCTGCCGAAGGCTAA
- the tgt gene encoding tRNA guanosine(34) transglycosylase Tgt: protein MAERFSFSIAATDGKARTGVISMQRGDIRTPAFMPVGTAATVKAMKPETVRATGADIILGNTYHLMLRPGAERVARLGGLHKFMNWDRPILTDSGGYQVMSLSELTKLSENGVEFQSHLDGSRHMLTPERSMEIQRLLGSDIVMAFDECTKNGATRDEALASMERSMRWAKRSRDGFDSGEEHAARAALFGIQQGSLDKEMRAASAEALIDIGFDGYAIGGLAVGEGQEAMFDVLDYAPGQLPADKPRYLMGVGKPDDLVGAVERGVDMFDCVLPSRSGRNGQAFTARGALNIRNAKFAEDLAPLDENCACSVCENYSRAYLHHLIRAKEILGAMLMTEHNIAYYQSLMAGMREAIAAGAFADFAKNFRSAYLNP, encoded by the coding sequence ATGGCTGAGCGCTTTTCCTTTTCCATAGCCGCAACCGACGGCAAGGCCAGAACCGGCGTGATCAGCATGCAGCGGGGCGATATTCGTACGCCTGCCTTCATGCCAGTGGGCACGGCGGCTACGGTCAAGGCAATGAAGCCGGAGACGGTGCGCGCGACCGGTGCGGATATCATTCTCGGCAATACCTATCACCTGATGCTGCGCCCCGGCGCGGAACGGGTGGCGCGTCTCGGCGGATTGCACAAGTTCATGAACTGGGACCGGCCGATCCTGACCGACAGTGGCGGCTATCAGGTGATGAGCTTGTCAGAACTGACCAAGCTGAGCGAAAATGGGGTGGAGTTCCAGAGCCATCTGGATGGTTCGCGCCATATGCTGACCCCCGAACGGTCGATGGAAATCCAGCGGCTGCTGGGCAGCGATATTGTCATGGCGTTTGACGAATGTACGAAAAATGGCGCAACGCGCGACGAGGCGCTGGCCTCGATGGAGCGGTCGATGCGCTGGGCCAAGCGCTCGCGCGACGGGTTCGACAGTGGCGAGGAGCATGCAGCGAGAGCGGCTTTGTTCGGAATCCAGCAAGGTTCTCTGGACAAGGAAATGCGAGCTGCTTCGGCCGAGGCGCTGATTGACATCGGTTTTGACGGCTATGCCATCGGCGGTCTCGCCGTGGGCGAAGGGCAGGAGGCGATGTTCGATGTGCTCGACTATGCGCCGGGCCAATTGCCTGCCGACAAGCCGCGCTATCTGATGGGCGTCGGTAAGCCCGATGATCTGGTCGGAGCGGTCGAGCGCGGCGTCGACATGTTCGATTGCGTGCTGCCGAGCCGGTCCGGCCGCAACGGGCAGGCGTTTACCGCGCGGGGTGCGCTCAATATCCGTAACGCCAAATTTGCCGAGGATCTGGCACCGCTCGACGAGAATTGCGCATGTTCTGTCTGTGAAAATTATAGCCGCGCCTATCTGCACCACTTGATCCGGGCGAAGGAAATATTGGGCGCGATGCTGATGACCGAGCATAATATTGCTTATTATCAATCGCTGATGGCCGGCATGCGCGAGGCGATCGCCGCCGGGGCATTTGCAGATTTTGCCAAAAATTTCCGCAGCGCCTATTTGAACCCATGA
- a CDS encoding bifunctional [glutamine synthetase] adenylyltransferase/[glutamine synthetase]-adenylyl-L-tyrosine phosphorylase translates to MIAGLPEKTTLQDALQRARENAPYLGMAMQVLPELTDLLAAENLDAALEYVGSAGEGAANVRQKLRREKRALALTLAIGDLAGQLSLTDVITRLSDFADRALDEALADIYASRYPDAPLEGFSIIGLGKHGSRELNYSSDIDPIFIYEPDKIPVRGKEEPSDAARRIGQQLVEALNSRDADGYVFRVDMRLRPSPEVSPVALPVEAAISYYESSALAWEQAAYIRSRAAAGDPQLGRYFLETINPFIWRRSLDYGAIKNIGSVTAQIRDHYAAGQKFGPGFDLKRGRGGIRETEFYAQMHQLIFGGRQPDLRAPATRDALAALVKAGRIDGDKARVLSESYELYRVIEHRLQMVNDQQTHSLPDTTADLDRVARLHGLESGQRLLDLLAPHVDAVGNIYDDLIEPEDDRRLPTDEEKLAAVIAGKNLIEGDSFLQAIKRWRSGKVTALRSAAAQESFEAILPDLVDAIATAPNSTKALARLDSLIDKLPTAINFFRILEARPALLDLLGKILSHAPVLADALAQRAELFDGLIDATALDLPPSVEELAEQFARIEPGDDYQILLDRVRARVGEKRFALGVQLIEGHHDALDISAGYARVAEAAIQVLTDATTKEFEETHGKIPGGALLILALGRLGGEALTHASDLDLIFLFSGDHSAESDGARSLGATRYYNRLTARIVTALSVPTAAGPLYEVDTRLRPSGTQGPLAVTLESFYKYQRESAWTWEHMALTRARPVYGNKAGCAELEQEIREILGKDREPEELRKAVRKMRLDIVEHKPPKGPLDTKLMEGGLVDWEFIVHFLQLKTGEALYPQLGHAVRALVAAGHLGEDMVTAHELMTRLLVALRLMSPDCDYPPETSRALIAKAAGQESWDALLDGYDRARQCVIEEWNRLLRPDPDEILGDII, encoded by the coding sequence ATGATCGCTGGATTGCCGGAAAAAACGACCCTGCAGGATGCGCTGCAACGCGCTCGTGAAAACGCGCCCTATCTTGGCATGGCGATGCAGGTGCTGCCCGAACTGACCGACTTGCTGGCGGCAGAAAATCTCGACGCCGCTCTGGAATATGTGGGCAGCGCGGGCGAAGGCGCTGCCAATGTCCGGCAAAAATTGCGGCGCGAAAAACGGGCGCTCGCCTTGACCCTGGCAATTGGCGATCTCGCCGGACAATTGTCGCTGACCGATGTCATCACGCGCCTGTCGGATTTTGCCGACCGGGCACTGGATGAGGCGCTCGCCGATATTTATGCGAGCCGCTATCCCGATGCGCCCCTGGAAGGCTTCTCGATCATCGGGCTCGGCAAGCATGGCAGCCGCGAACTCAACTATTCGTCGGATATCGATCCGATCTTCATTTATGAGCCGGACAAAATACCGGTGCGTGGCAAGGAAGAGCCGAGCGATGCGGCACGCCGGATCGGACAGCAACTGGTCGAGGCACTCAACAGCCGTGACGCCGACGGCTATGTGTTCCGGGTCGACATGCGATTGCGCCCTTCGCCGGAAGTGAGCCCGGTGGCGCTGCCGGTCGAAGCGGCGATCAGCTATTATGAATCGAGCGCGCTGGCGTGGGAGCAGGCGGCCTATATCCGCTCCCGGGCCGCTGCGGGTGATCCGCAATTGGGGCGCTATTTTCTCGAGACGATCAATCCGTTCATCTGGCGACGGTCGCTGGACTATGGCGCGATCAAGAATATCGGGTCGGTCACTGCGCAGATCCGCGACCATTATGCTGCGGGACAGAAATTCGGGCCGGGCTTCGACCTGAAACGCGGACGCGGCGGGATTCGCGAAACGGAATTCTACGCCCAGATGCACCAGCTGATCTTTGGTGGCCGGCAACCGGATCTGCGCGCACCCGCGACACGCGATGCACTGGCTGCGCTGGTCAAAGCCGGACGGATCGATGGCGACAAGGCGCGTGTCCTCAGCGAGTCCTACGAACTCTACCGGGTCATTGAGCACCGGCTGCAGATGGTCAACGACCAGCAAACCCACAGCCTTCCCGATACCACAGCAGACCTCGACCGGGTGGCGCGGCTGCACGGGCTGGAAAGCGGCCAGAGATTGCTCGACCTGCTGGCTCCCCATGTCGACGCGGTCGGCAATATTTACGATGATCTGATCGAGCCGGAAGATGACAGGCGTCTGCCGACTGATGAAGAGAAGCTGGCAGCGGTGATCGCCGGGAAAAATCTGATCGAAGGCGACAGTTTTCTGCAGGCGATCAAGCGCTGGCGGAGCGGAAAGGTGACGGCGCTGCGGTCTGCTGCGGCCCAGGAGTCCTTCGAGGCGATCCTCCCGGATCTGGTCGACGCGATTGCAACGGCGCCAAATTCCACAAAGGCGCTGGCGCGGCTGGACAGTCTGATCGACAAGTTGCCGACCGCGATCAATTTTTTCCGGATATTGGAAGCGCGGCCCGCTCTGCTCGACTTGCTCGGCAAGATTCTCAGCCATGCACCCGTGCTGGCCGATGCACTGGCGCAGCGGGCGGAATTATTCGATGGCCTGATCGATGCGACAGCGCTTGATCTGCCTCCGTCCGTTGAAGAACTGGCAGAACAATTTGCGCGTATCGAACCGGGCGATGATTATCAGATATTGCTCGACCGGGTCCGGGCCCGGGTCGGCGAGAAACGCTTTGCGCTCGGGGTCCAGCTGATCGAAGGTCACCATGATGCGCTGGATATTTCGGCGGGCTATGCCCGGGTTGCCGAAGCAGCGATCCAGGTGCTGACCGATGCGACGACCAAAGAGTTTGAGGAGACGCATGGAAAGATTCCCGGCGGCGCACTGCTGATATTGGCGCTGGGCCGGCTGGGCGGAGAGGCCCTGACCCATGCCTCGGATCTTGACTTGATCTTCCTGTTTAGCGGCGATCATAGCGCCGAGTCCGATGGGGCAAGATCCTTGGGTGCGACCCGATATTATAACCGTCTGACAGCGCGGATTGTGACGGCGCTTTCGGTGCCGACCGCTGCCGGGCCACTTTATGAAGTGGATACCAGATTGCGGCCATCCGGCACGCAGGGGCCGCTGGCGGTGACCCTCGAGAGTTTCTACAAATATCAGCGCGAGAGCGCCTGGACCTGGGAACATATGGCTCTTACACGGGCGCGACCCGTCTATGGCAACAAGGCAGGCTGCGCGGAACTGGAGCAGGAGATCCGCGAAATCTTGGGCAAGGATCGTGAGCCGGAAGAGCTGCGCAAGGCGGTTCGGAAGATGCGTCTGGATATTGTCGAGCACAAACCGCCCAAGGGGCCGCTCGATACCAAGTTGATGGAAGGCGGGCTGGTCGACTGGGAGTTTATCGTCCATTTTCTGCAGCTGAAAACAGGAGAAGCGCTGTATCCGCAGCTCGGCCATGCGGTGCGCGCGCTGGTTGCCGCCGGTCATCTCGGCGAAGATATGGTGACCGCGCACGAACTGATGACGCGTCTGCTGGTAGCCTTGCGGCTAATGTCCCCGGATTGCGACTATCCGCCGGAAACCAGCCGGGCGTTGATCGCCAAGGCGGCAGGGCAGGAGAGCTGGGATGCCCTGCTGGACGGCTATGATCGGGCGCGGCAATGCGTTATTGAAGAGTGGAACCGGCTCTTGCGGCCGGATCCCGATGAAATTTTAGGAGATATAATATGA
- a CDS encoding peroxiredoxin: MIDVGDKIPDMDLVAPDGSPVKISDYAGKKLVLFFYPKASTPGCTTESKDFSALLPEFEKAGAAVLGMSADTPKRQQNFINKQELTVDIASDESTAFLEKIGVWAEKKMYGKTYMGIIRSTFLVGPDGTVLKAWPKVKVKGHAEEVLAAVQAA; the protein is encoded by the coding sequence ATGATCGATGTGGGCGACAAAATTCCGGACATGGACCTGGTCGCACCGGATGGCAGCCCGGTAAAGATTTCCGATTATGCCGGCAAGAAGCTGGTGCTGTTTTTCTATCCTAAAGCCAGCACACCCGGCTGTACAACGGAGTCGAAGGATTTTTCAGCGCTCTTGCCGGAATTCGAGAAAGCCGGCGCAGCGGTGCTCGGCATGTCTGCCGATACTCCGAAAAGACAGCAGAATTTCATCAACAAACAGGAGCTGACCGTCGATATCGCCTCCGATGAAAGCACGGCGTTTCTCGAGAAAATCGGCGTCTGGGCAGAAAAGAAAATGTACGGCAAGACCTATATGGGGATCATCCGCTCGACATTTCTGGTTGGGCCGGACGGGACGGTGCTGAAAGCCTGGCCGAAAGTGAAGGTCAAGGGGCATGCGGAAGAAGTACTTGCCGCGGTACAGGCGGCATAG
- a CDS encoding ferritin-like domain-containing protein: protein MTEQSTVGAEVLRVLQTADPVAKVMAARLAARQWRLGRLKHDFGETMPDIPARPDNPVLMRPRDMPRRGKGSSVPRRIALIHALAHIEFVAIDLAFDMIGRFGSQFPREFTDDWMRVGAEEAMHFALLDRRLRDQGSFYGALPAHDGLWDSARNTAYDVSARLAIVPMVLEARGLDVTLETVERFKRQGDPITAKVLNRIYNDEIRHVFYGTKWFEFVCNRSDKLPHDHWKRLVKTHFKGGLKPPFNDSARRAAGLTQDYYYGIE, encoded by the coding sequence ATGACCGAACAATCCACTGTCGGGGCGGAAGTTTTGCGCGTCCTGCAAACCGCCGATCCGGTCGCCAAGGTGATGGCTGCGCGTCTTGCTGCGCGTCAATGGCGGCTGGGACGACTGAAACATGACTTTGGCGAAACCATGCCGGATATACCTGCGCGACCCGACAATCCGGTCCTGATGCGCCCGCGGGACATGCCGCGCCGTGGCAAGGGCAGTTCGGTACCCCGGAGGATCGCCCTGATCCACGCGCTGGCTCATATCGAATTTGTCGCTATCGACCTTGCCTTCGACATGATCGGTCGTTTCGGATCGCAATTTCCGCGCGAATTTACCGATGACTGGATGCGTGTCGGTGCGGAGGAAGCGATGCATTTTGCCTTGCTCGATCGCCGGTTGCGGGATCAGGGCAGCTTTTACGGCGCTCTCCCCGCTCATGACGGTCTTTGGGACAGTGCAAGAAATACGGCTTATGATGTGTCGGCGCGCCTCGCCATCGTTCCGATGGTACTTGAAGCCCGGGGGCTGGATGTCACGTTGGAGACCGTTGAACGTTTCAAACGGCAGGGAGACCCTATCACGGCGAAAGTGTTGAACCGCATTTACAATGACGAAATTCGCCATGTTTTCTATGGAACAAAATGGTTCGAATTCGTCTGCAACCGAAGCGACAAGTTGCCTCATGACCACTGGAAGCGGCTCGTAAAAACCCACTTCAAAGGCGGGTTAAAGCCTCCATTCAACGACTCAGCGCGCCGAGCAGCCGGTCTGACCCAAGATTATTATTATGGTATTGAATAA
- a CDS encoding M23 family metallopeptidase, with protein MSKITAIAFLGSAMIFSTAASAEAAAESSIPVDVLKSQAAESALGEADPAFKMIFKNWSGQGKIEAVKLTIPSRKPVKDFTLTSSYGFRSDPFKGRRANHKGLDMAGPIGTPIYATADGIIGRAQWVNGYGKYIEINHGNGIQTRYGHMSRLNVEANARVKSGDLIGFMGSTGRSTGSHLHYEVRIAGEAVNPIPFMQSNDFLIAQKLNSGVALGGPAE; from the coding sequence GTGAGCAAGATCACAGCCATTGCTTTTCTCGGATCAGCAATGATTTTTTCCACCGCCGCATCAGCCGAAGCAGCCGCAGAATCCAGCATCCCTGTTGACGTTCTGAAAAGCCAGGCAGCAGAAAGCGCTCTCGGCGAGGCGGACCCGGCCTTCAAGATGATTTTCAAAAACTGGAGCGGCCAGGGCAAGATTGAAGCGGTGAAACTCACCATTCCTTCGAGAAAGCCGGTTAAAGATTTCACGCTGACCAGTTCTTATGGTTTTCGTTCCGATCCATTCAAGGGTCGCCGCGCCAATCACAAGGGCCTCGACATGGCCGGCCCGATCGGCACTCCCATTTATGCAACAGCGGACGGCATCATCGGTCGCGCGCAATGGGTGAACGGCTATGGCAAATATATCGAAATCAATCACGGTAACGGCATCCAGACCCGTTACGGCCACATGTCCCGTCTCAACGTCGAGGCGAATGCGCGCGTCAAGAGCGGTGACCTGATCGGCTTCATGGGTTCTACCGGTCGTTCGACGGGCAGCCATCTTCACTATGAAGTGCGCATTGCCGGCGAAGCGGTCAATCCAATCCCGTTCATGCAGTCCAATGATTTCCTGATTGCACAGAAGCTGAATTCCGGCGTTGCATTGGGCGGCCCAGCGGAATAA